The proteins below come from a single Triticum aestivum cultivar Chinese Spring chromosome 5D, IWGSC CS RefSeq v2.1, whole genome shotgun sequence genomic window:
- the LOC123124557 gene encoding uncharacterized protein, with protein MPWPRPGWILAWAPLPLVVFALLSMSHRFTASSPSSWSHFPLHHPLRQLSSPRAHGRTVADRALMAPWPLLLCALGPSFPIHLCSSSALPLVVFPRPPVIAGRRQNVGRIPAATPEPRPRVCSLPSSPRLYIGLPRAIQPHQPPHRSPLRRPDHQTELEELPFHSSVRHCRHRASLKFELGRAPPLLFSTLELLLHSRKTTLALGSSPERPSGRARRQPETTSTPSSTVALQSLLGVPSWSMWVRRLALVPPLPSPWPELAGAARPAPAPLPLFCARVGGKKRRSGRRELTEPVDPAAPPVSDPGG; from the coding sequence ATGCCATGGCCGCGTCCAGGATGGATTCTTGCTTgggcccctctccctctcgtcgtcttcgcgctcTTGAGCATGTCTCACCGTTTtaccgcgtcgtcgccgtcctcctggagccacTTCCCCCTCCATCATCCCCTCCGTCAGctctcgtcgccgcgcgcccacggacgcactgtggccgaccgagctTTAATGGCACCGTGGCCGCTTCTCCTCTGCGCCCTCGGCCCCTCCTTCCCTATACACCTCTGTAGCTCGTCTGCACTCCCCCTCGTCGTGTTCCCACGCCCTCCCGTGATCGCTGGCCGTCGCCAGAACGTTGGCCGGATCCCTGCGGCGACACCCGAGCCACGGCCACGCGTCTGCAGCCTCCCCTCATCGCCCCGGCTATATATAGGCCTTCCCCGAGCCATTCAACCTCACCAGCCTCCTCACCGAAGTCCTCTACGCCGCCCCGACCACCAAaccgagctcgaggagctcccgtTCCACTCCTCTGTCCGCCATTGCCGCCATCGGGCCTCGCTCAAATTTGAGCTAGGCAGAGCCCCTCCCCTCCTCTTTTCCACTCTAGAACTCCTCCTCCACTCCCGCAAGACCACCCTGGCCCTCGGCTCGTCGCCGGAGCGCCCGTCGGGCCGTGCCCGACGCCAACCAGAGACGACGTCCACCCCGTCTTCGACCGTCGCCTTGCAGTCCCTTCTCGGCGTCCCCAGCTGGTCCATGTGGGTGCGGCGCCTTGCCCTGGTCCCGCCGTTGCCCTCCCCttggccggagttggccggagccgCTAGGCCAGCGCCGGCGCCCCTCCCTCTATTCTGCGCCCGCGTcggggggaagaagaggaggagcgggaggagggagTTGACCGAGCCCGTGGACCCCgcggccccaccagtcagtgaccCGGGGGGTTGA